Proteins from a genomic interval of Ciona intestinalis chromosome 9, KH, whole genome shotgun sequence:
- the LOC100185236 gene encoding regulator of nonsense transcripts 3B-like — translation MSKAPEDTEDLKEEKKSKRREKTLIQTKVVMRRLPPGLTEEQFKELIGTLPPHDYFRFVSGDRTLVPNNFCRAYINFINTDDIFKFRDRFDGHEFEFKNGTKHPCVVEFAPFQKIPRKNRKKEDLKVDTIEQDPDYQKFLETLDEEEEKEILDVEKYLDELELREKKNHKMVETPLTAFIKQKRDERKKVRDERRKADLERRKKKEEERKKRRDVEKKKKIEAEKIKRKKEANLKENGKKTLGETRPDPPTQNDPDAQSSSRNHEDTGEKLKILQKDGPNDKITKSKAGDINPSKEFGKGPKPKGPTTKEFYHKKWKEEDVKKKRVKASDQTERPEEKFKPKKPDLEIYRPSSPGGRGGGYRASAGSGRGSRPQKYSEQRNRAAKKSETEK, via the exons ATGTCGAAAGCACCAGAAGACACCGAAGACTTAAAGGAAGAGAAAAAATCAAAGAGAAGAGAGAAAACTCTTATTCAAACTAAG GTTGTAATGCGACGTCTGCCACCTGGTTTAACTGAGGaacaatttaaagaattgaTCGGGACTTTACCTCCGCATGATTACTTTCGCTTTGTTTCTGGTGACCGAAC GTTGGTTCCGAACAATTTCTGCCGAGCCTACAtcaactttataaacactgatgacatttttaaatttagagaTCGGTTTGATGGCCATGAGTTTGAGTTTAAAAATG GTACAAAACATCCGTGTGTGGTTGAGTTCGCACCTTTCCAAAAAATTCCCAgaaaaaatcgtaaaaaagAAGATCTGAAAGTAGACACTATAGAACAGG acCCTGATTACCAGAAGtttctggaaacactggatgAAGAAGAGGAAAAAGAAATCCTGGATGTCGAGAAGTATCTTGATGAGTTGGAGCTACGGGAGAAAAAGAATCACAAAATGGTTGAAACTCCTCTTActgcttttattaaacagaaaagAGATGAAAGAAAG aaagttCGAGATGAACGTCGGAAAGCTGATCTAGAgagaagaaagaaaaaagagGAGGAGAGAAAAAAAAGGAGAGATGtggaaaagaagaagaagattgAAGCGGAAAAGATTAAGCGGAAGAAGGag GCAAATCTTAAAGAAAATGGGAAAAAAACATTGGGTGAGACGAGACCGGATCCTCCGACACAGAATGACCCAGATGCCCAATCTTCAAGTAGAAACCATGAAGATACAGGAGAGAAGTTAAAG atTCTTCAAAAAGATGGACcaaatgataaaataaccAAATCTAAA GCTGGTGATATAAATCCAAGCAAAGAATTTGGAAAGGGACCAAAACCTAAAGGACCAACAACAAAAGAGTTTTACCATAAAAAGTGGAAAGAAGAAGATGTGAAAAAGAAGAGAGTCAAAGCAAGTGATCAAACTGAACGTCCTGAGGAAAAATTCAAACCGAAG AAACCCGACCTGGAGATATATCGGCCAAGTTCGCCCGGAGGGCGAGGTGGTGGTTACAGAGCCAGCGCTGGTAGCGGTAGAGGATCAAGGCCACAAAAGTACAGCGAGCAGCGAAATCGCGCCGCTAAAAAAAGCGAGACCGAAAAGTGA
- the LOC100182869 gene encoding F-box only protein 9-like encodes MMEDNNGEEEVNHEQVLENFRQEWQTEVQRKQENQTEVAGTSSEKHEKAEKLFLQGIEKEREGRMLEAIKFYRNALQLDPDVEGRLTYTAPEGCSLSSSTEEENCGSEFCDLLQRFSSMSCSSQEHNTFLTQLPSEIINKIFRYVVSSHLDMKSLEALSETCRKFYIYARDETIWRSACEKVWTTHSKKGYSSWRNMFIEKPHVRWDGIYISKVTYYREGDPSVLYAFYEPIQVVEYYRYIRFFHNGKMIVFTTPDPPSQVIHKLTLENQHQLKYRVGYYKTHINHVEKQELAKVTAMVKNVESETLPRSNSGGSRSRTDRHLKKFIVSDIEYHLALDLTSTGKKRSNKLTWQHYSCCSTFGDGRSTMCEMSLREQFPPFYFSPVVSYMLTSSTSV; translated from the exons ATGATGGAAGACAACAATGGTGAAGAGGAGGTGAACCATGAACAGGTTCTAGAGAATTTTCGTCAGGAATGGCAAACAGAAGTACAACGCAAGCAAGAAAATCAAACGGAAGTGGCCGGGACTTCATCGGAGAAACATGAAAAAGCAGAGAAGCTTTTTCTGCAAGGAATTGAAAAAGAAAGGGAAGGAAGAATGCTGGAAGCAATCAAGTTTTACCGAAATGCGTTGCAACTTGATCCTGATGTGGAAGGTAGGCTGACGTACACAGCACCAGAGGGATGCTCACTGTCATCTTCAACAGAGGAAGAAAACTGTGGGAGCGAATTTTGTGATTTGCTACAAAGGTTCAGCAGTATGTCATGTTCCAGTCAAGAACACAATACTTTCCTAACCCAGCTGCCTTCGGAAATCATCAACAAGATATTTCGTTATGTTGTCTCATCACACTTGGACATGAAGTCCTTAGAAGCTCTTTCAGAGACCTGCCGGAAGTTTTATATCTACGCTAGAGATGAGACCATATGGAGATCTGCATGTGAAAAAGTGTGGACTACTCACTCAAAGAAGGGCTACTCCTCATGGAGAAATATGTTTATTGAAAAACCTCACGTTCGTTGGGATGGGATCTACATAAGCAAGGTTACATATTATCGTGAAGGAGACCCATCTGTGCTCTATGCATTTTATGAACCTATCCAAGTTGTTGAATATTACAG GTACATACGATTTTTTCACAATGGTAAAATGATCGTTTTTACCACCCCAGACCCACCATCTCAAGTAATTCATAAATTAACTCTGGAAAATCAACACCAACTTAAATACCGTGTTGGATATTACAAGACCCACATCAATCATGTGGAGAAACAAGAGCTTGCGAAAGTGACTGCCATGGTCAAGAATGTAGAATCTGAAACCTTGCCAAGGAGCAACTCAGGCGGCAGCAGGAGTCGTACAGACCGACATCTAAAAAAGTTCATAGTGTCGGACATCGAATACCACCTGGCTCTTGACCTCACTTCAACAGGCAAGAAGAGGTCAAACAAGCTGACATGGCAACACTATTCATGCTGCAGCACTTTCGGAGATGGCAGAAGCACTATGTGCGAGATGAGCCTTCGGGAACAATTCCCCCCATTTTACTTCAGTCCTGTTGTATCCTACATGCTTACATCATCAACTAGTGTGTGA